The proteins below are encoded in one region of Phaseolus vulgaris cultivar G19833 chromosome 1, P. vulgaris v2.0, whole genome shotgun sequence:
- the LOC137813475 gene encoding alcohol dehydrogenase 1-like has product MSATAGKVIKCRAAVAWEPEKPLSIENIEVAPPGKGEVRLKILFNSLCRTDVYWWDVKGQNPLFPRILGHEASGIVESVGEGVTHLKPGDHALPIFTGECGECKYCKSEESNLCEVLRINSDRGVMLSDGKTRFSKNGQPIYHFLGTSTFSEYTVLHAGCVAKINPAAPLDKVCVVSCGFCTGFGATVNVAKPKPNDTVAVFGLGAVGLAACEGARVSGASRIIGVDLLPSRFEQAKQFGVTEFVNPKEHNKPVQEVIAEMTDGGVDRAIECTGNIQASISALECTHDGWGVAVLVSVPKKDAEFKTHPMKFMEGRTLKGTFYGHYKPRTDIPSVVEKYLNKELELDKFITHTVPFSEINKAFDLMLRGEGIRCLICMEE; this is encoded by the exons ATGTCTGCTACTGCTGGTAAGGTCATCAAGTGCAGAG CTGCAGTGGCATGGGAACCAGAGAAGCCACTGTCGATAGAGAACATAGAAGTGGCACCACCAGGGAAAGGAGAAGTGCGTTTGAAAATCCTCTTCAACTCCCTTTGCCGTACTGATGTTTACTGGTGGGATGTTAAG GGTCAGAATCCGCTGTTTCCTCGAATATTAGGTCATGAAGCTTCAGG GATTGTGGAGAGCGTGGGCGAGGGAGTGACCCATCTGAAACCAGGAGATCATGCACTCCCAATATTCACTGGGGAGTGTGGGGAATGCAAATACTGCAAGTCAGAAGAGAGCAACCTGTGTGAAGTGCTAAGGATCAACAGTGACAGAGGAGTTATGCTGAGTGATGGCAAAACAAGGTTCTCCAAAAATGGACAACCCATTTACCACTTTCTGGGAACCTCTACATTCAGTGAATACACTGTTCTTCATGCTGGCTGTGTTGCCAAGATCAACCCTGCTGCTCCACTTGACAAAGTTTGTGTTGTCAGTTGTGGATTTTGCACAG GTTTTGGTGCTACTGTAAATGTTGCAAAACCAAAGCCTAATGATACTGTTGCTGTCTTTGGTTTAGGAGCTGTTGGTCTTGCT GCCTGTGAAGGAGCAAGGGTTTCTGGTGCATCGAGAATCATTGGGGTTGATTTACTTCCTAGTCGATTTGAACAAG CCAAACAATTTGGGGTCACTGAATTTGTGAACCCCAAAGAGCATAACAAGCCAGTTCAAGAG GTAATTGCTGAAATGACTGATGGAGGAGTAGATCGTGCTATTGAATGCACTGGAAACATCCAAGCTTCGATCTCAGCACTTGAATGCACTCATGAT GGTTGGGGTGTTGCTGTACTTGTTAGTGTTCCAAAGAAGGATGCTGAATTCAAAACTCATCCTATGAAGTTCATGGAAGGAAGAACTCTCAAGGGTACCTTCTATGGCCACTACAAACCCCGCACTGATATTCCTTCTGTTGTGGAGAAGTACCTCAACAAG GAGCTGGAACTGGACAAATTTATCACTCACACTGTGCCATTCTCAGAGATCAACAAGGCATTTGACCTTATGCTGAGAGGGGAGGGTATAAGGTGTCTCATCTGCATGGAAGAGTGA
- the LOC137813476 gene encoding probable calcium-binding protein CML44, producing the protein MCPLTRSDLQRIFEKVDVNGDGFLSLEELNMLLEKTGFKYSIEELESLVGKKSLDLSEFLLFYESMLKQNNGEEEGTDRGDGDDEVDDLVKTFKVFDLDGDGFITSQELECVLKRLGMWDERCGKDSTTMICSYDTNFDGKLDFQEFKDMMLLTTS; encoded by the coding sequence ATGTGTCCCCTAACACGAAGTGATCTGCAGCGGATTTTTGAGAAAGTGGACGTGAATGGAGATGGGTTTTTGAGCCTTGAGGAGCTGAACATGCTGCTAGAGAAGACGGGCTTCAAGTACAGCATTGAGGAGCTGGAGTCTCTGGTGGGAAAGAAGAGCCTTGACTTGAGTGAGTTCTTGTTGTTTTATGAATCTATGCTGAAGCAAAACAATGGGGAGGAAGAAGGGACTGATCGGGGTGATGGTGATGATGAGGTTGATGACCTTGTGAAGACCTTCAAAGTGTTTGATTTGGATGGTGATGGGTTCATCACAAGCCAAGAACTTGAGTGTGTGTTGAAGAGGCTTGGCATGTGGGATGAAAGGTGTGGCAAGGATAGCACAACCATGATTTGCTCCTATGACACTAATTTTGATGGCAAGCTTGATTTTCAGGAATTTAAGGACATGATGCTTCTCACAACTTCCTGA